A region of Mesorhizobium sp. M3A.F.Ca.ET.080.04.2.1 DNA encodes the following proteins:
- the ctaD gene encoding cytochrome c oxidase subunit I: MAEAAAHEHHDHRPHGWVRWVYSTNHKDIGTLYLIFAIMAGIVGAALSVAIRMELQEPGIQIFSGLAQMVYGMQGDAAIDGGKSMYNAFGAAHGLIMIFFMVMPALIGGFANWMVPIMIGAPDMAFPRMNNISFWLLPPAFILLLSSMFVPSAPGAFGVGGGWTIYPPLSTSGQPGPAMDLAILSIHIAGASSILGAINFITTIFNMRAPGMTLHKMPLFAWAVLITAFLLLLSLPVLAGAITMLLTDRNFGTAFFVPDQGGDPLLFQHLFWFFGHPEVYILILPGFGIISHIVSTFSKKPVFGYLGMAYAMVAIGAVGFIVWAHHMYTTGLSLDTQRYFVFATMVIAVPTGVKIFSWIATMWGGSISFKAPMLWALGFIFLFTIGGVTGVQLANAGLDRSLHDTYFVIAHFHYVLSLGAVFAIFAGWYYWFPKMTGYMYSPVIANTHFWVTFVGVNLIFFPQHFLGLAGMPRRTVDYPDAFAGWNMVSSYGSYIAAVGVAIFLYGVFEAFQKKRVAGANPWGEGATTLEWQLPSPPPFHQWEQLPKIK; the protein is encoded by the coding sequence ATGGCAGAGGCTGCAGCTCACGAGCACCACGACCACCGGCCGCATGGCTGGGTCCGCTGGGTGTACTCCACCAACCATAAGGACATCGGCACGCTCTACCTGATCTTCGCGATCATGGCAGGCATCGTCGGTGCCGCGCTTTCGGTGGCCATCCGCATGGAGTTGCAGGAGCCCGGCATCCAGATCTTCAGCGGTCTGGCGCAGATGGTCTACGGCATGCAAGGCGACGCCGCCATCGACGGCGGCAAGAGCATGTACAATGCCTTCGGCGCCGCGCACGGCCTGATCATGATCTTCTTCATGGTGATGCCGGCGCTCATCGGCGGCTTCGCCAACTGGATGGTGCCGATCATGATCGGCGCGCCGGACATGGCCTTCCCGCGCATGAACAACATCTCCTTCTGGCTGCTGCCGCCGGCTTTCATCCTGCTGCTCAGCTCGATGTTCGTGCCGAGCGCTCCGGGCGCCTTCGGCGTCGGCGGCGGCTGGACGATCTATCCGCCGCTGTCGACCTCCGGTCAGCCCGGCCCCGCGATGGACCTCGCGATTCTTTCGATCCACATCGCCGGCGCTTCGTCGATTCTCGGTGCGATCAACTTCATCACCACTATCTTCAACATGCGCGCTCCCGGCATGACGCTGCACAAGATGCCGCTGTTTGCCTGGGCCGTGCTGATCACGGCCTTCCTGCTGCTGCTCTCGCTGCCGGTTCTGGCGGGCGCCATCACCATGCTGCTCACCGACCGCAACTTCGGCACAGCCTTCTTCGTGCCGGATCAGGGCGGCGACCCGCTGCTCTTCCAGCATCTGTTCTGGTTCTTCGGCCATCCCGAGGTGTACATCCTGATCCTGCCGGGCTTCGGCATCATCAGCCATATCGTCTCGACCTTCTCGAAGAAGCCGGTCTTCGGCTATCTCGGCATGGCCTACGCCATGGTCGCGATCGGCGCCGTCGGCTTCATCGTCTGGGCGCACCACATGTACACCACCGGCCTGTCGCTCGACACGCAGCGCTATTTCGTGTTCGCCACCATGGTCATCGCGGTGCCGACCGGCGTGAAGATCTTCTCCTGGATCGCCACCATGTGGGGCGGCTCGATCTCCTTCAAGGCGCCGATGCTGTGGGCGCTGGGCTTCATCTTCCTGTTCACGATCGGTGGCGTCACCGGCGTTCAGTTGGCCAATGCCGGCCTCGACCGCTCGCTGCACGACACCTATTTCGTGATCGCCCACTTCCACTATGTGCTGTCGCTGGGCGCCGTGTTCGCCATCTTTGCCGGCTGGTACTACTGGTTCCCGAAGATGACCGGCTACATGTACTCGCCGGTGATCGCCAACACCCACTTCTGGGTCACCTTCGTCGGCGTCAACCTGATCTTCTTCCCGCAGCACTTCCTCGGCCTTGCCGGCATGCCGCGCCGCACCGTCGACTATCCGGATGCGTTCGCAGGATGGAACATGGTCTCATCCTACGGCTCCTACATCGCCGCCGTCGGTGTCGCGATCTTCCTTTACGGCGTCTTCGAGGCTTTCCAGAAGAAGCGGGTCGCCGGCGCCAATCCGTGGGGCGAGGGTGCCACCACGCTCGAATGGCAGCTGCCTTCGCCGCCGCCGTTCCACCAGTGGGAACAGCTGCCCAAGATCAAGTAA